One window of the Rhodothermales bacterium genome contains the following:
- a CDS encoding serine hydrolase domain-containing protein → MKIFKHILLTLLLFIAWSGAILYGVSTGAILWPLTSNDAPEAFIHEVEQIVAEERVDNFALILMERGQPVASLFHSDSQTVDENAIFPMASVSKWVTAWGILKLVQEGVLDLDVPVETYLTRWSLPPSEFDNQSVSIRTLLSHTSGLVDGLGYAGFGPGEEVQTIEASLTQASDAPWSDGKAIVGLQPGTQYRYSGAAYTLLQLVVEEVSGQTFQDYMDEHVLQPLGMHQSTFEWSDSTPLERVTRLDGEGNPKPYRRFTALAAASLHSTPSDLVRFVEANLGDNPVLSTEMLDEMYTAQAFNNGIGIHALGPTLFARNSKGVVISGHDGSGDLLNTAVRMDRSSGDGIIVLETGHPNMASRLGDHWIFWKTGIADYVVITENKTWIFSLLIGGYIMIVLAMVRRMQIIDNNTKLPT, encoded by the coding sequence TTGAAAATCTTCAAGCACATCCTCCTCACCCTCCTTCTGTTCATTGCTTGGTCGGGAGCCATTCTGTACGGGGTTTCGACCGGGGCCATACTTTGGCCGTTGACAAGCAATGACGCTCCAGAGGCCTTCATCCATGAGGTAGAACAGATTGTTGCAGAAGAGCGCGTGGACAACTTCGCCCTCATTTTGATGGAACGGGGGCAGCCGGTGGCTTCACTCTTTCACTCCGACTCGCAAACCGTGGATGAGAACGCCATTTTCCCCATGGCGTCAGTAAGCAAGTGGGTAACGGCGTGGGGCATACTGAAACTGGTTCAGGAGGGCGTCCTCGATCTTGATGTGCCTGTCGAAACGTACTTGACGCGCTGGAGTCTGCCGCCGAGCGAATTCGATAATCAATCCGTATCCATCCGGACATTGCTCTCCCACACATCGGGACTGGTTGATGGCCTGGGATACGCCGGATTCGGCCCAGGCGAAGAAGTGCAGACCATCGAAGCATCCTTGACTCAAGCTTCAGATGCACCATGGTCAGATGGAAAAGCCATCGTTGGCCTGCAACCCGGTACTCAATACCGATATTCAGGCGCCGCCTATACGCTCCTTCAATTGGTGGTTGAGGAGGTGAGCGGGCAGACGTTCCAGGATTATATGGATGAGCATGTCCTGCAACCACTGGGCATGCATCAATCGACGTTCGAGTGGTCCGACAGTACGCCATTGGAGCGCGTGACCCGATTGGATGGTGAAGGCAATCCAAAACCGTATCGCCGTTTTACAGCCTTGGCCGCCGCGTCGCTACACAGCACACCTTCGGATTTGGTGCGCTTCGTCGAGGCCAACCTTGGCGACAATCCAGTCTTGTCGACGGAGATGCTCGATGAGATGTATACCGCCCAGGCCTTCAATAATGGGATTGGCATTCATGCGCTCGGCCCGACGCTGTTTGCTCGAAACAGCAAGGGCGTCGTTATTTCCGGTCACGACGGTTCTGGTGATTTGCTGAACACGGCCGTCCGCATGGACCGATCATCAGGAGACGGCATTATCGTATTGGAAACCGGGCATCCCAACATGGCTTCGCGTCTCGGAGACCACTGGATTTTCTGGAAGACCGGAATTGCAGATTATGTCGTAATCACCGAGAACAAGACGTGGATCTTCTCTCTTCTCATTGGCGGATACATCATGATCGTATTGGCAATGGTGCGGAGGATGCAAATCATTGATAACAACACCAAACTCCCGACCTGA
- a CDS encoding DoxX family protein: MKKIIFALERILESQSYLGLLLLRLFVGARLFYGVIDNILSWDQMVEFSVFLDNFGFPAPMVSAVISVYVQFFGSMAILLGYKIRLASLFMIANFLIALAMVHFPAGDTFEAMTPPLAMLFGSIAFLFLGAGKASLDRR; encoded by the coding sequence ATGAAGAAAATAATATTTGCACTAGAACGCATTCTCGAATCTCAGAGTTATCTGGGACTACTGCTACTGAGGCTTTTTGTCGGAGCTAGACTCTTTTACGGAGTCATTGACAATATTCTCAGCTGGGATCAGATGGTGGAGTTTTCGGTCTTCCTAGATAACTTTGGTTTTCCTGCACCGATGGTCAGCGCCGTAATATCTGTTTACGTTCAGTTTTTCGGGAGCATGGCCATCTTACTTGGCTACAAGATCCGTTTAGCATCTCTTTTCATGATCGCGAATTTCTTGATAGCGTTGGCAATGGTGCATTTTCCGGCCGGGGATACGTTTGAAGCCATGACTCCTCCATTGGCGATGTTATTTGGAAGTATCGCATTTCTATTTCTTGGAGCAGGAAAAGCCTCACTCGATAGACGTTAA
- a CDS encoding DUF6122 family protein yields MLHIALHFLIPMFVAALFYRGRWQNTVFILIATMLVDLDHLLANPIYDPTRCSIGFHPLHTIPAIIVYAALFVVPLFTGRRATGPEPDGQQTLPASARVVHLVGLGLLIHMALDWQDCF; encoded by the coding sequence ATGCTCCACATTGCGCTGCATTTCCTGATCCCGATGTTCGTTGCCGCCCTGTTCTATCGCGGGCGATGGCAGAATACCGTGTTCATCCTGATTGCGACCATGCTGGTGGACCTGGATCACCTGCTGGCCAATCCGATCTACGATCCCACACGCTGTTCCATCGGTTTCCACCCGCTGCACACGATTCCGGCCATTATTGTATATGCAGCGCTTTTCGTGGTGCCCCTTTTTACGGGACGTCGGGCGACCGGCCCGGAGCCTGATGGTCAACAGACACTGCCTGCTTCGGCACGGGTCGTGCATCTGGTGGGACTCGGCCTGCTCATCCACATGGCCCTCGATTGGCAGGATTGCTTCTGA
- the ruvB gene encoding Holliday junction branch migration DNA helicase RuvB, which produces MIERSGATTPHAIPVEEDVEKALRPKTLDDFIGQQQIKDNLRIFMTAARRRGECLDHVLLSGPPGLGKTTLAYIIASEMGAQVKTTSGPVLDKPASIAGLLTNLNEGDVLFIDEIHRLSPVVEEYLYAAMEDYHIDILIDSGPSARSVKITLPPFTLVGATTRKGLLTSPLRARFGIDFRYDYYTSDVLTDIVRRSAGILKQPISDEGAIEIARRSRGTPRIANRLLRRTRDFADVEGDGRITRDVADHALNALNVDREGLDDMDARILLTLIEKFRGGPTGLNNLSASVGEDAGTIEEVYEPYLIQEGYIERTPRGRTATPMAYKHFGLTRPPADEGGLFSG; this is translated from the coding sequence ATGATCGAACGATCCGGCGCTACCACTCCGCATGCCATTCCGGTTGAAGAGGACGTCGAAAAGGCGCTCCGACCCAAAACCCTGGACGATTTCATCGGCCAGCAGCAAATAAAGGACAACCTGCGGATTTTCATGACGGCCGCCCGCCGCCGGGGCGAATGCCTGGATCACGTATTGCTGTCCGGTCCGCCGGGGCTCGGCAAGACCACCCTCGCCTACATTATTGCCTCGGAAATGGGCGCCCAGGTCAAGACCACCTCGGGTCCCGTGCTCGACAAGCCGGCCAGCATTGCGGGGCTGCTGACCAACTTGAACGAAGGCGACGTGCTGTTCATCGATGAAATCCACCGGCTCTCGCCCGTGGTGGAAGAGTACCTCTATGCCGCCATGGAGGACTACCACATCGATATCCTGATTGACTCGGGACCCAGCGCGCGCAGCGTCAAGATCACGCTGCCGCCCTTCACGCTCGTGGGGGCCACCACGCGGAAGGGCTTGTTGACCTCGCCGCTGCGCGCCCGCTTCGGCATTGATTTCCGGTACGACTACTACACATCGGATGTGCTGACCGACATCGTGCGCCGCTCGGCCGGTATCCTGAAGCAGCCCATCTCGGACGAAGGCGCCATTGAAATTGCGCGGCGCTCCCGCGGCACGCCGCGGATTGCCAACCGGCTGCTGCGCCGCACCCGGGATTTCGCCGACGTCGAGGGCGACGGCCGTATTACGCGTGACGTGGCCGACCACGCCCTGAACGCCCTGAACGTGGACCGTGAAGGCCTGGACGACATGGACGCCCGGATCCTGTTGACGCTCATTGAGAAATTCCGCGGCGGCCCGACCGGGTTGAACAACTTGTCCGCTTCCGTCGGCGAAGACGCCGGCACCATCGAAGAAGTCTACGAACCCTACCTCATCCAGGAAGGCTACATTGAACGCACCCCCCGCGGCCGCACCGCCACACCGATGGCGTACAAGCACTTCGGGCTGACGCGGCCGCCGGCGGATGAGGGTGGGTTGTTTTCAGGATAA
- a CDS encoding DUF3109 family protein has product MLLIDNILISDDLVDARFCCNLGACHGACCVQGNSGAPLEEDERARVEAAYEVVKNDLRPEARKVIDRKGVWEETGDGQYATTCVGQAECVFVTYKGPVAICSIQKAYQEGRTDWEKPISCHLYPIRIQSLGDMDLLNYEQMDMCLPAVKMGERDGVYLSDFLAAPLARKYGEDWVERFRAVCDDRRSC; this is encoded by the coding sequence ATGCTTCTGATCGACAACATACTCATTTCAGACGATCTCGTCGACGCCCGGTTCTGTTGCAACCTCGGGGCGTGCCATGGGGCATGTTGTGTCCAGGGCAACTCGGGCGCTCCGCTCGAAGAGGACGAGCGCGCAAGGGTGGAAGCGGCCTACGAAGTGGTCAAGAACGACCTTCGGCCGGAGGCGCGCAAGGTCATTGATCGCAAAGGCGTGTGGGAGGAAACCGGAGACGGGCAATACGCCACCACGTGCGTCGGCCAGGCCGAGTGCGTATTCGTGACCTACAAGGGTCCGGTAGCCATCTGCTCCATCCAGAAAGCCTACCAGGAGGGGCGAACCGACTGGGAAAAGCCCATCTCCTGTCACCTGTATCCCATCCGCATCCAGTCGCTCGGCGACATGGACCTGCTGAATTACGAACAGATGGACATGTGCCTTCCCGCCGTGAAAATGGGCGAGCGCGACGGTGTCTATCTGTCCGACTTCCTCGCTGCGCCGCTTGCCCGCAAGTACGGCGAAGATTGGGTTGAACGATTCCGCGCCGTGTGCGACGATCGACGGTCATGCTGA
- the rpoN gene encoding RNA polymerase factor sigma-54: MLNLQQRQSLQQRLSPQQIQYIKLLQLPTLALEQRIKAEMEINPLLEEGEPEDELDVVEEPISEDDLQEDERELEDEYDWEELLDDGDDLYGYKAKVDHSQEDDTRESPMPYQSTMADKLEEQLTFLDLSDEDMLIADQIIGSIDEDGYLRRPLESIVDDIAFNHGLLLTEQQVEEVLYRIQRLDPVGVAARDLKECLLIQLEMLPERIPGRDTAIQMLQKAYKAFTMKHFDQIRRRLGCDNEELKEAFDLIQRMDPKPGEGEFSAGENYITPDFTVRYEDDGFIISLNGANAPELRVSRHYQHMLEEVVTDKKKGRDRYDAETKNFLKSKFESARWFINSINQRRQTMLSVMHSIVDKQQAFFQMGEGHLRPMILKDIAEDIGMDISTISRVVNGKYVQCDFGVYELKYFFSEGLTTESGEDVSNKEVKAIIDGIISEENKKKPLSDQRIATMLEKKGFQIARRTVTKYREQLGIPVARLRKEIILS; the protein is encoded by the coding sequence ATGCTGAATCTGCAACAGAGACAATCGCTCCAGCAGCGCCTGTCGCCCCAGCAAATCCAGTACATCAAACTCCTTCAGCTGCCCACGCTGGCGCTGGAGCAGCGGATAAAGGCCGAAATGGAGATCAACCCCCTGCTCGAAGAGGGGGAGCCCGAGGACGAACTGGATGTCGTCGAGGAGCCGATTTCCGAGGATGACCTCCAGGAAGACGAGCGCGAGCTCGAGGACGAATACGACTGGGAGGAACTGCTGGACGACGGGGATGACCTGTACGGCTACAAGGCCAAGGTGGACCACAGCCAGGAGGACGATACGCGCGAGTCGCCCATGCCGTACCAGTCCACGATGGCCGACAAACTGGAGGAGCAGCTCACGTTCCTGGACCTGTCAGACGAAGACATGCTCATTGCCGATCAGATCATCGGCTCCATCGACGAGGACGGCTACCTGCGCCGCCCGCTCGAATCCATCGTGGATGACATTGCCTTCAATCACGGGTTGCTGCTGACCGAGCAACAGGTGGAGGAGGTCCTGTATCGCATCCAACGGCTGGATCCGGTGGGGGTCGCGGCGCGCGACCTGAAGGAATGCCTGCTCATCCAGCTTGAAATGCTGCCGGAGCGCATCCCCGGCAGGGATACGGCCATCCAGATGCTCCAGAAGGCGTACAAGGCCTTCACCATGAAGCACTTCGACCAGATCCGCCGCCGCCTGGGATGCGACAATGAAGAGCTCAAGGAAGCCTTCGATCTCATCCAGCGCATGGACCCCAAACCCGGCGAAGGAGAATTCTCGGCCGGCGAGAACTACATCACGCCCGATTTCACGGTGCGCTATGAGGACGACGGGTTCATCATTTCGCTGAACGGCGCCAACGCCCCGGAGCTGCGCGTATCGCGCCACTACCAGCACATGCTGGAAGAAGTGGTCACGGACAAGAAAAAGGGCCGCGACCGCTACGACGCCGAGACCAAGAACTTCCTGAAGTCGAAGTTCGAGTCCGCCCGCTGGTTCATCAACAGCATCAACCAGCGCCGCCAGACCATGCTGTCGGTCATGCATTCCATTGTCGACAAGCAGCAGGCGTTTTTCCAGATGGGCGAGGGGCATCTGCGCCCCATGATCCTGAAGGACATAGCCGAGGACATCGGCATGGACATTTCCACCATCAGCCGCGTAGTCAACGGGAAGTACGTGCAGTGCGACTTCGGGGTGTACGAGCTGAAGTACTTCTTCTCTGAAGGTCTGACGACCGAGAGCGGCGAGGACGTATCGAACAAGGAAGTGAAGGCCATCATCGACGGCATCATTTCAGAGGAAAACAAGAAGAAGCCCCTTTCGGACCAACGGATTGCAACCATGTTGGAGAAAAAGGGGTTTCAGATTGCACGCCGTACCGTGACCAAGTACCGGGAGCAGCTGGGCATCCCCGTTGCCCGCCTCCGCAAAGAGATCATACTCTCCTGA
- a CDS encoding aminotransferase class V-fold PLP-dependent enzyme — protein MTELEAWFAPFRENTIGMDATFDSPYGTQRVVYADWIASGRLYRPIEQRLSEIMGPWVGNTHTETSITGTSMTLAYHEARAIIKRHVNAGPGDVIIASGSGMTGVINKMLRILGLRVPEKVQDCLSIPVERRPVVFLTHMEHHSNQTTWLESLADVVVLDPDHDGRCATQHLRREIVKYADRPLIGSFTACSNVTGVRTPYHELARIMHEHGGLAFVDFAANAPYEPMDMHPEDPMESLDAIFFSPHKFLGGPGSPGIVVFDARLDSNRVPDHPGGGTVNWTNPWGEHTFISDIEDREDGGTPPFLQTIKAALAIRLKEAMDPEKIMMREHELLEMAFPRMRAIPGLHLLADAIEDRLGVLSFYVDNVHYNLIVKLLNDRFGVQVRGGCSCAGTYGHFLLHVDKSTSHAITERIDRGDMSLKPGWVRLSLHPTMTNEELEHVLSALEAVVRNVDEWKQDYRYDPSTNEFTHVTAVDGTHARVCSWFDMEPAPATAF, from the coding sequence GTGACTGAACTCGAAGCCTGGTTCGCCCCCTTTCGCGAGAACACCATCGGCATGGATGCCACGTTCGATTCCCCGTACGGGACGCAGCGTGTGGTCTATGCCGACTGGATTGCGTCGGGGCGGCTGTACCGGCCCATCGAGCAGCGCCTGTCGGAAATCATGGGCCCGTGGGTGGGCAACACGCATACGGAGACCAGTATTACCGGCACGTCCATGACGCTGGCCTACCACGAGGCGCGTGCCATCATCAAGCGCCACGTGAACGCGGGCCCGGGCGACGTCATCATTGCGAGCGGATCGGGTATGACGGGGGTCATCAACAAGATGCTGCGCATCCTTGGGCTGCGCGTCCCCGAGAAGGTGCAGGACTGCCTGTCCATTCCGGTGGAGCGCCGCCCGGTGGTGTTCCTGACGCACATGGAGCATCATTCGAACCAGACCACGTGGCTGGAGTCGCTGGCGGACGTCGTCGTGCTGGACCCGGATCATGATGGTCGATGCGCCACGCAGCACCTGCGCCGCGAGATCGTGAAGTACGCCGACCGGCCGCTCATCGGATCGTTCACGGCGTGCTCGAACGTGACCGGGGTGCGGACGCCGTACCACGAGCTGGCGCGCATCATGCACGAGCACGGGGGATTGGCGTTCGTGGATTTTGCCGCGAATGCGCCCTACGAGCCCATGGACATGCATCCGGAGGATCCCATGGAATCGTTGGATGCGATCTTCTTCTCGCCGCACAAATTCCTGGGTGGTCCCGGATCGCCGGGTATTGTGGTGTTCGATGCGCGGCTGGACTCGAATCGCGTCCCGGATCATCCCGGCGGGGGCACGGTCAATTGGACGAATCCCTGGGGTGAGCACACGTTCATTTCCGATATCGAGGACCGGGAAGACGGCGGAACGCCTCCGTTCCTGCAGACCATCAAGGCGGCACTGGCCATCCGGTTGAAGGAGGCCATGGATCCGGAGAAGATCATGATGCGCGAGCACGAACTGCTCGAGATGGCCTTCCCGCGGATGCGCGCCATTCCGGGTCTGCATCTGCTGGCCGATGCAATCGAGGACCGGCTCGGCGTGTTGTCGTTTTATGTGGACAATGTGCACTACAACCTGATCGTGAAACTGCTCAACGACCGGTTCGGGGTGCAGGTGCGCGGCGGATGCTCCTGCGCCGGCACGTACGGCCATTTCCTGTTGCACGTGGACAAATCCACGTCTCATGCCATCACGGAGCGGATTGATCGTGGCGATATGTCGCTGAAACCGGGCTGGGTGCGCTTGTCGCTGCATCCGACCATGACGAACGAGGAGCTGGAGCACGTGCTGTCGGCGCTCGAGGCGGTGGTCCGGAACGTGGACGAATGGAAGCAGGATTACCGTTACGACCCGTCCACGAATGAATTCACGCACGTCACGGCCGTGGACGGCACGCACGCCCGCGTGTGCTCGTGGTTCGATATGGAGCCCGCCCCGGCGACGGCCTTCTAG